From Halotia branconii CENA392, the proteins below share one genomic window:
- a CDS encoding phosphotransferase family protein gives MPTPPFVLSSQNVFDYLISQGLCTQEDKSLSHIDLKPAKNFNLLLNLPSDRQLLVKQERYNREGKTVGEFLQEWRVHDFLHTFSELSQIYPCCSEALHFNAEHSIIIFNYLNDYRDLSEFYATENYFPREIAMTVGATLASIHRLTVDRQDYKDFFNNTEDAVSQQTPNLARDLERITPAVFGMVPSHGIKFFALYQRYDSLGKAIADLSTAFTPCCLTHNDLKLNNILLSLSWQEALLHNRLAANSIIRLIDWERGAWGDPANDLGTLIASYLQIWLHSLVTSNTIAIEESLRLATVPLHLLQPSIAALAIAYLANFPEIIERRPDFLERVMQFCGLALIRAIQAQLQYEKTFGNAGICMLQVAKSLLCRPKASIPTIFGMEASTLANTNLSPV, from the coding sequence ATGCCTACACCACCATTTGTCTTGAGTTCTCAAAATGTTTTTGACTATTTAATTTCTCAAGGTCTATGTACTCAAGAAGATAAGTCGTTGAGCCATATTGACCTTAAACCAGCCAAGAACTTTAATTTATTACTAAATCTGCCCAGCGATCGCCAGCTTTTAGTAAAACAAGAGCGCTATAATCGAGAAGGCAAAACTGTCGGTGAATTTTTGCAAGAATGGCGAGTTCACGATTTTTTACACACTTTCTCAGAACTAAGCCAAATTTACCCATGTTGTTCGGAAGCATTGCATTTTAACGCTGAACACTCAATAATTATTTTCAATTATCTCAACGATTATCGTGATTTGTCAGAGTTTTATGCTACGGAAAATTACTTTCCCCGCGAAATTGCAATGACTGTGGGAGCGACTCTGGCATCAATTCATCGTTTAACTGTTGATCGTCAAGACTACAAAGATTTCTTCAACAACACTGAAGACGCAGTTAGTCAGCAAACTCCTAATTTAGCTCGTGATTTAGAGCGAATCACTCCAGCAGTTTTTGGTATGGTTCCTAGCCACGGTATAAAATTCTTTGCCCTTTATCAACGTTATGACAGTTTAGGAAAAGCGATCGCAGATTTAAGTACTGCTTTCACTCCTTGTTGTCTAACCCATAATGACCTGAAGCTAAACAATATTCTTTTATCTTTAAGTTGGCAAGAAGCACTTCTGCACAATAGACTAGCAGCAAACAGCATTATTCGCTTAATTGACTGGGAACGCGGCGCATGGGGAGATCCTGCTAACGATTTAGGAACATTAATTGCTAGCTACCTACAAATTTGGTTACACAGTTTGGTTACTAGTAATACGATCGCGATCGAAGAATCTTTACGCCTCGCTACAGTGCCTCTACATTTACTTCAGCCTTCAATTGCGGCACTAGCTATTGCTTATTTAGCTAACTTCCCCGAAATTATAGAGCGTCGTCCTGATTTCTTGGAGCGAGTGATGCAATTTTGCGGTTTAGCTTTGATTAGAGCTATTCAAGCACAACTCCAATACGAAAAAACCTTTGGGAATGCAGGTATTTGTATGCTCCAAGTTGCCAAGAGTTTACTATGTCGTCCAAAAGCATCAATTCCGACAATTTTTGGCATGGAAGCATCAACCCTCGCTAACACAAACTTATCTCCTGTTTAA
- a CDS encoding T3SS effector HopA1 family protein: MQLLNSLASQMQDVPESLQTSLENIVHQVQIESHYCIKHPDYKPLEVPEAAASRFRQLPLDLQNKFLSLQLRSFLYGVYYNGSLKPNLESSAEVTNLALNQNLENNTLLGVDLAFYDRLHQNNRSEGYLSHDWLVVREETDDTLAVQRNGLTLHIDRAHHLQPQDRSVAIGNLVAIKMPKNIVQNGFYMAVGNLGVSQGDQSIVRVYFNLSPEGAVAVMDCLTVQLNALDIPFSFKVLYNPTDYTRYDSGVLYFDKSNYEAIHGVLERVYAEYEFHFSESVPLFTKLIAPGLAIAEEPNRKFGDQESFGTNRCQIIANGLLDAWLEGNDTPTSRITSILQHFLLHEIELQRPYLNANSEDIYTPIQI; encoded by the coding sequence ATGCAACTATTAAATTCACTAGCAAGCCAAATGCAAGACGTTCCAGAATCATTGCAGACATCATTAGAAAACATTGTTCATCAAGTGCAGATCGAATCTCACTACTGCATTAAGCACCCAGATTACAAACCCTTGGAAGTGCCAGAAGCTGCTGCTTCTCGATTTCGACAATTACCTTTAGATCTCCAGAATAAATTTTTAAGTTTACAATTGCGTAGTTTTCTTTATGGTGTTTATTATAATGGCTCTTTAAAACCTAACCTAGAATCTAGTGCAGAAGTCACGAATTTAGCATTGAATCAAAATTTAGAAAATAACACTTTGTTGGGTGTAGATTTAGCATTTTATGATCGCCTACATCAAAACAACAGAAGTGAAGGCTATTTGAGCCATGATTGGTTAGTAGTTAGAGAAGAAACAGATGACACTTTAGCAGTGCAGAGAAATGGTTTAACACTGCACATTGACCGCGCCCATCATTTGCAACCACAAGATCGGTCTGTGGCTATTGGCAACTTAGTAGCAATCAAAATGCCCAAAAACATAGTACAAAACGGATTTTATATGGCAGTGGGGAATTTAGGCGTTTCCCAAGGCGATCAAAGTATCGTGCGTGTCTATTTCAACTTAAGTCCTGAAGGTGCAGTTGCAGTCATGGATTGCTTAACAGTCCAACTCAATGCCTTGGATATTCCTTTTTCATTTAAAGTGCTATACAATCCTACAGATTATACACGTTATGACTCAGGAGTACTTTATTTTGATAAAAGCAACTATGAAGCTATCCACGGAGTATTAGAAAGGGTATATGCAGAATACGAATTTCATTTTTCTGAATCTGTACCTTTATTTACTAAGTTAATAGCACCAGGATTAGCGATCGCTGAAGAACCTAACCGCAAATTTGGCGATCAAGAAAGTTTTGGTACTAACCGTTGCCAAATAATTGCTAATGGTTTACTTGATGCTTGGCTAGAAGGAAATGATACACCAACAAGTCGGATAACATCAATTTTACAGCATTTTTTGCTACATGAAATTGAATTACAGCGTCCTTATTTGAATGCCAATTCTGAGGATATTTACACTCCCATACAAATTTAA
- a CDS encoding HetP family heterocyst commitment protein, producing MNENFYQPSNITISYEEWQDILKAIIARKYSWACVLILHSLGYNPLKYISYRTYIRLIKNNFILGNINNHKTAQINLNDFNIEIKENQIDNN from the coding sequence ATGAATGAAAATTTTTACCAACCTTCAAATATTACGATCAGTTATGAAGAATGGCAAGATATTCTCAAAGCGATCATTGCGAGAAAGTATTCCTGGGCTTGTGTTTTAATTCTGCATTCTCTTGGCTATAACCCTCTTAAATATATATCTTATCGTACTTATATTAGATTAATAAAAAATAATTTTATATTAGGCAATATTAATAATCATAAAACTGCTCAAATAAACTTGAATGATTTTAATATCGAAATCAAAGAAAATCAAATAGATAATAATTAA
- a CDS encoding phosphatase PAP2 family protein: MAESEKVNDENQTLPQKPRLPIGFMQKLLITHWRSLLLLFVGIYLPLQIFGLLALEVRYNEGGFPWDLPILLTIHSIAQPHLDVFAVMLTKFGSFWIVLPILSAIALILLLQRRWRSLTYLLITATGSAIINRTGKEFWHRVRPDLWNSVAPEFDYSFPSGHAMTSMTLIAILVILTWDSIWCWLTVILGSLYILTIGWTRLYLGVHFPSDIVAGWMVAIAWAMGVSLIIRPLSKSANIISQKPMSETKLLPQEQQLLNNE; this comes from the coding sequence ATGGCAGAGTCAGAAAAAGTCAACGACGAAAATCAAACATTACCGCAAAAGCCGCGATTGCCCATCGGGTTTATGCAAAAATTGTTAATTACCCATTGGCGCTCTTTGTTGCTGCTGTTCGTGGGGATATATTTACCACTGCAAATTTTTGGACTGCTGGCGTTAGAGGTGAGGTACAACGAAGGTGGTTTTCCTTGGGATTTACCGATTCTGCTAACGATTCACTCGATAGCACAGCCGCATCTGGATGTATTCGCCGTGATGTTGACAAAATTTGGTTCTTTTTGGATTGTATTACCAATTCTGAGTGCGATCGCCCTTATTTTACTACTGCAACGTCGCTGGCGATCGCTCACCTATTTACTCATCACTGCTACTGGTAGTGCAATTATCAACCGCACGGGTAAAGAATTTTGGCATAGAGTGCGTCCCGATTTATGGAACTCAGTTGCACCAGAGTTTGATTACTCATTCCCTAGTGGCCATGCTATGACAAGCATGACGTTGATTGCTATTTTGGTAATTTTAACTTGGGATAGTATTTGGTGTTGGTTGACAGTAATTTTGGGTAGCTTATATATCTTGACTATTGGCTGGACACGACTATATTTAGGAGTACATTTTCCTAGTGATATTGTTGCAGGTTGGATGGTTGCGATCGCTTGGGCAATGGGGGTAAGTTTAATTATTCGACCATTATCAAAATCAGCCAATATTATCAGTCAAAAACCGATGAGTGAAACGAAGTTACTTCCGCAAGAACAGCAGTTGCTAAATAATGAATGA
- a CDS encoding sulfite exporter TauE/SafE family protein yields the protein MDFLLLPLFSFLVGIVVGLTGIGGASLITPMLIFVFQVPSAVAISSDVVAATLMKIVGSIKHWQQQTLDREVVKWLAWGSVPGSLLGVGILHLIKLKAEHNLNNITLHLLGVTILLVTVLALVQMLLLTFFPEFQLPELPKFDLTTQLGRLKTVSVGAFLGCVVGLTSVASGSMFALVLIAFFRLDARKLVGTDISQAAILLLFTALGHLTLGTVDWSLVLPIWFGSVPGVLLGAKICQIAPQKPLRFIIYFILMMVSLKLVY from the coding sequence ATGGATTTTTTATTGTTGCCTCTCTTCAGCTTTCTAGTTGGTATTGTTGTTGGTCTGACAGGAATCGGTGGTGCTTCTCTCATCACTCCGATGTTGATTTTTGTTTTTCAAGTACCATCTGCAGTAGCAATAAGTTCTGATGTTGTTGCAGCGACGTTAATGAAAATCGTTGGTAGCATTAAGCACTGGCAGCAACAAACTCTTGATAGAGAGGTGGTGAAATGGTTGGCGTGGGGGAGTGTTCCTGGTTCTCTGTTGGGAGTAGGAATACTGCACTTGATTAAACTCAAGGCTGAACATAATCTGAACAACATTACGCTGCATTTGTTGGGTGTAACGATTTTGTTAGTCACAGTTTTGGCGTTAGTGCAAATGTTGCTGTTGACCTTTTTTCCAGAGTTTCAATTACCTGAACTTCCCAAATTTGACTTAACCACTCAACTAGGACGCTTAAAAACGGTAAGTGTAGGAGCATTTTTGGGCTGTGTTGTGGGTCTAACAAGTGTTGCTTCTGGCTCTATGTTTGCCTTGGTGCTGATTGCATTTTTTCGTTTGGATGCACGAAAGTTAGTTGGTACAGATATTTCCCAAGCCGCAATTCTCTTACTATTTACTGCTCTTGGACACCTCACTTTAGGAACAGTTGATTGGAGTTTAGTATTACCGATATGGTTTGGCTCAGTACCAGGAGTATTATTAGGAGCTAAAATCTGTCAAATTGCGCCGCAAAAACCACTGCGGTTTATAATTTATTTTATATTGATGATGGTAAGCTTAAAGTTAGTTTATTAA
- a CDS encoding YidH family protein, with product MKNLETKKYRSDRVRDHLANERTYLAWMRSGISLMGFGVLIVRLRIIRPPLAPQPPGNGWKLGLAFALIGVLTVVLSTQHYFAVRRDIDEDTYQPPDRWILLASLAVVLLGGGVLYYVFTVPLDYLNSFILE from the coding sequence GTGAAAAACTTAGAAACAAAAAAATACAGATCAGATCGGGTTCGGGATCATTTGGCAAATGAACGTACTTATTTAGCATGGATGCGGAGTGGTATTTCGCTTATGGGTTTTGGTGTTTTGATTGTGAGGTTGCGGATTATCCGGCCTCCATTAGCACCACAACCTCCTGGTAATGGCTGGAAGTTGGGTTTAGCATTTGCTTTAATAGGGGTATTAACAGTAGTACTTTCAACTCAACATTATTTTGCTGTTCGCCGAGACATTGACGAGGATACCTACCAACCGCCAGACCGTTGGATACTTTTGGCGAGTTTAGCTGTGGTTCTACTCGGTGGAGGAGTACTATACTATGTGTTCACGGTTCCTCTAGATTATTTGAATAGTTTTATACTGGAGTAA
- a CDS encoding sulfate/molybdate ABC transporter ATP-binding protein produces the protein MSIVVENVAKHYGSFRAVDDVSLEIKTGSLVALLGPSGSGKSTLLRIIAGLETLDAGQIWLAGENATHDNVQKRNIGFVFQHYALFKHLTVRDNIGFAMDLRKHPKHQIRQRVEELLELVQMQQFGDRYPSQLSGGQRQRIALARSLAVQPSILLLDEPFGALDAKVRKDLRVWLRNLHSEVHVTTVFVTHDQEEAMEVADEIVVMNQGRVEQVGTPAEIYDNPATPFVMSFIGPVNVLSSNVGIFSNKSTTSLNDKVFLRPHDILINRNADDNTISAIVDRIIHLGWEIRAELVLRSGEMLNANLSREQFFQLQLEKGQHVYIKPKQTKVFATANGLS, from the coding sequence ATGAGTATTGTAGTTGAAAATGTTGCCAAGCATTACGGAAGCTTCCGTGCTGTTGATGATGTCAGTCTGGAAATTAAAACGGGATCTTTAGTAGCGTTACTAGGCCCTTCGGGTTCAGGAAAATCCACATTGCTACGCATAATTGCTGGGTTAGAAACACTAGATGCTGGTCAAATTTGGTTAGCTGGTGAAAATGCTACTCATGACAACGTACAAAAACGTAATATTGGCTTTGTTTTCCAACATTATGCGCTGTTTAAACACCTGACAGTGCGTGATAATATCGGTTTTGCGATGGATCTGCGTAAGCATCCTAAACACCAGATTCGCCAACGCGTTGAGGAACTTTTAGAATTGGTGCAGATGCAGCAATTTGGCGATCGCTATCCTTCTCAACTTTCTGGTGGTCAACGACAACGGATAGCATTAGCACGCTCACTTGCTGTTCAACCCAGTATATTATTATTAGATGAGCCTTTCGGAGCATTAGATGCTAAAGTCCGTAAAGATTTGCGGGTTTGGTTACGTAATCTGCATTCAGAAGTTCATGTCACAACTGTATTTGTTACCCATGACCAAGAAGAAGCAATGGAAGTAGCTGACGAAATTGTGGTGATGAATCAAGGACGGGTAGAACAAGTTGGGACTCCGGCGGAAATTTATGACAACCCAGCTACACCGTTTGTCATGAGTTTTATTGGCCCTGTGAACGTCCTATCTAGTAATGTTGGTATCTTCTCTAACAAAAGTACAACTTCTCTTAATGACAAAGTTTTTTTACGACCACATGATATTTTGATTAATAGGAATGCCGACGATAATACAATTTCTGCGATCGTCGATCGGATTATTCATCTTGGTTGGGAAATTCGTGCAGAGTTAGTATTGCGGTCTGGTGAAATGCTCAATGCTAATCTTAGTCGAGAACAGTTTTTTCAGCTTCAGCTAGAAAAAGGGCAGCATGTCTACATCAAACCGAAACAAACAAAAGTGTTTGCTACTGCTAACGGTTTGAGTTAG
- a CDS encoding NIL domain-containing protein, producing MVSFFFESKSITQLRVRLYIPQCYLHEPIISQMISRYKLTVNITGAKQDQNLYKQGYFDIELRGYTSHINHCLNYLESLNLKIIGKPNTDGDSWYY from the coding sequence ATGGTTTCATTTTTTTTTGAAAGTAAAAGCATTACTCAATTGCGCGTGCGCTTGTATATTCCTCAATGTTACTTGCATGAACCAATTATTTCACAAATGATTTCTCGTTATAAATTAACAGTTAATATTACAGGAGCCAAGCAAGACCAAAATCTTTATAAGCAAGGATATTTCGACATTGAGCTGCGAGGTTATACGTCTCACATCAATCATTGTTTAAATTATCTGGAATCTTTAAATCTCAAAATTATTGGTAAACCAAATACAGATGGAGATAGTTGGTATTATTGA
- a CDS encoding NIL domain-containing protein, whose protein sequence is MPQQKLPQLTPIDSRIRIPQHYQRQPLISRLVSRYGVTVNITAAILTATDNHGWFDLQLQGNSEHICNGLLYLQNLGVDLMQLSIPGNVQHNLSFKPFPNPSKEFVPLPIQEQTQPYQGYSSQSYRLRLQICILKDYYQTPIISDLVSCYGVTVNIIGASLLANQENDGWFDLDIWGKPQQLFSSFNYLKTLNLPMWVDESSLHGHLI, encoded by the coding sequence ATGCCGCAACAAAAACTTCCTCAACTCACCCCAATTGATAGCCGCATTCGCATACCCCAACATTACCAACGGCAACCTTTAATTTCACGTTTAGTATCGCGCTATGGCGTTACGGTCAATATTACTGCTGCGATACTCACAGCAACAGACAACCACGGTTGGTTTGACTTACAACTCCAAGGAAATTCAGAACACATCTGTAATGGTCTGCTGTATCTACAGAATTTGGGAGTAGATTTGATGCAACTAAGTATTCCTGGCAATGTGCAGCATAATTTAAGTTTTAAGCCGTTTCCCAACCCAAGTAAAGAATTTGTACCCTTGCCAATACAGGAGCAAACTCAACCCTACCAAGGCTATAGTAGTCAATCTTATCGACTACGCTTACAAATTTGTATCTTGAAAGATTACTACCAAACACCAATCATCTCTGACTTAGTATCTTGTTATGGAGTTACAGTCAATATTATTGGGGCTTCATTGTTAGCTAATCAAGAGAATGATGGTTGGTTTGATTTGGATATTTGGGGTAAACCACAGCAACTTTTTTCTAGTTTCAATTATTTAAAAACATTAAATTTACCCATGTGGGTAGATGAATCTTCTCTACATGGGCATCTGATTTAA
- a CDS encoding NIL domain-containing protein, whose protein sequence is MLADNQTINKQIHLRIPKNFHQEPVISRLVSDYGLTINITAAILGANAVGDGWFDLDLQGTTAQIDAAINHLQEIELEIWDENNISSW, encoded by the coding sequence ATGCTTGCTGACAATCAGACTATTAACAAACAAATTCACTTGCGAATCCCCAAAAATTTTCATCAAGAACCGGTGATTTCTCGCTTAGTCTCAGACTATGGCCTGACTATCAATATTACCGCTGCAATTTTGGGCGCAAACGCTGTTGGTGACGGTTGGTTCGACCTTGATTTGCAAGGTACAACAGCACAAATAGATGCTGCTATTAATCATCTTCAAGAGATAGAACTAGAAATTTGGGACGAAAATAATATCAGTAGTTGGTGA
- a CDS encoding TIGR04283 family arsenosugar biosynthesis glycosyltransferase, with product MPVEVQSKDLGDLNTAKISIIIPTLNEQENIKAAIATTQHSTNIEVIVVDGGSQDDTVAITQSLGIKIISSLPSRAIQMNTGAIAASGEILLFLHADTRLPIGFDQMIRTALQQPKTVAGAFVLQINDPSWGLRWIERGVYWRSHFLQMPYGDQAIFVTKAVFQQTGNFPELPIMEDFELIRRLKRIGKIIILPVPVITSARRWLQKGIVKTTLLNQIVIIAYFLGVSPQRLRNWYRQEKLKRI from the coding sequence ATGCCTGTAGAGGTACAAAGCAAAGATCTGGGCGATCTTAATACTGCCAAAATTTCTATAATTATTCCTACTCTCAACGAACAAGAAAATATTAAAGCTGCGATCGCCACTACTCAACATAGTACAAATATAGAAGTCATCGTCGTAGATGGTGGCTCACAAGACGATACAGTAGCAATAACTCAATCTTTAGGTATAAAAATTATCTCATCTTTACCTAGTCGTGCTATTCAAATGAACACAGGTGCGATCGCAGCTAGTGGTGAAATTCTACTGTTTCTTCATGCAGATACCCGTTTGCCGATTGGGTTTGATCAGATGATTCGCACAGCCCTACAACAGCCGAAAACTGTAGCTGGTGCATTTGTTTTGCAGATTAACGATCCATCTTGGGGTTTGCGATGGATAGAACGAGGGGTTTACTGGCGATCGCATTTTCTGCAAATGCCTTATGGCGATCAAGCAATTTTTGTTACAAAAGCGGTATTCCAACAAACTGGTAACTTTCCCGAATTGCCAATCATGGAAGACTTTGAACTCATACGACGACTAAAGCGCATAGGAAAAATTATCATTCTCCCTGTACCAGTTATCACCTCAGCCCGTAGATGGTTGCAAAAGGGAATTGTTAAAACCACTTTACTTAACCAAATAGTCATTATTGCTTATTTTTTAGGTGTTTCACCACAGCGACTGCGTAATTGGTATCGTCAGGAAAAACTTAAGAGAATTTAA
- a CDS encoding TVP38/TMEM64 family protein: protein MTTKHKLGFNHKLKLLLLSLLVATLIIAAKYFNIQEILLSSITWVNSLGALGPIAYIVIYNLATLLFIPGSLLTLKGGCLFGLLWGSVYVLIAAIIGATLAFLIGRYLSRDWVAKQIEKHPQFKAIDLAVAKEGWKIVLLTRLCPLFPFNLLNYAFGVTQVSLKDYILGSFGIIPGTVMYVYLGSLAGNLAMTSNQPTNPEAQIWQWLMQVVGLIATVAVTIYMTKIARQALAQSVATVDSTHEQTENHSNRNYK from the coding sequence ATGACTACAAAGCACAAGCTCGGATTCAATCATAAACTCAAGCTACTACTATTAAGTCTTCTAGTTGCTACCTTAATAATTGCCGCCAAATACTTCAATATTCAAGAAATTTTACTAAGTTCAATCACTTGGGTTAATAGTCTCGGTGCTTTAGGCCCCATTGCTTACATAGTTATTTACAACTTAGCCACATTACTATTCATACCAGGTTCCCTGCTGACATTAAAAGGCGGTTGTCTGTTTGGTTTGTTGTGGGGTTCAGTCTATGTGTTGATTGCTGCAATTATCGGCGCAACCTTAGCTTTTCTCATCGGACGCTACCTGTCACGTGATTGGGTTGCTAAACAGATTGAGAAACATCCTCAGTTTAAAGCCATTGATTTAGCAGTTGCCAAAGAGGGATGGAAAATTGTGCTGCTAACTCGCTTGTGTCCTCTATTTCCCTTCAACTTACTAAACTATGCTTTTGGAGTTACACAAGTTTCACTCAAAGACTACATACTAGGCTCATTCGGCATTATTCCAGGGACTGTCATGTATGTTTACCTCGGTTCTCTAGCCGGGAATTTAGCCATGACATCTAATCAGCCGACTAATCCAGAAGCCCAAATTTGGCAATGGCTAATGCAAGTCGTTGGGTTGATAGCCACCGTTGCTGTAACTATATATATGACAAAAATTGCTCGTCAAGCCTTAGCTCAAAGTGTAGCAACAGTAGATAGCACTCATGAGCAAACTGAGAATCACTCAAATAGGAATTATAAGTAG
- the psb34 gene encoding photosystem II assembly protein Psb34: protein MYTTTNEDGVLNNYPTEPQVYYAEYPAIWEQRKYVLQSMFATLIVTTLVLVAFSVS, encoded by the coding sequence ATGTATACCACCACTAATGAAGACGGCGTTCTCAACAACTACCCAACTGAACCCCAGGTTTACTATGCTGAGTACCCTGCAATTTGGGAACAACGTAAATACGTTTTACAAAGTATGTTTGCTACTTTAATAGTCACCACTTTAGTTTTGGTTGCTTTTAGCGTTAGCTAA
- a CDS encoding septal ring lytic transglycosylase RlpA family protein codes for MNQRHLWTIVALFLTVLGMPSVVRAQTTKESVADSQKSPVSDVVKVGEFQSPAGKPTSDAVITNIHSHNIGGRQAATLFIKNIPVITFLSSKPVASVNKKVGVVGDAKGVQSYALSSDNSVKVASVGSLKDASNQVSSLQDDPVQRAGVIAAKINQMVRENVAADQITVSWKGESEATANQAQNKSSSSQQQPSDRYAIKINKQELVEINENTRLAGTTKNLAEDALQATNRLRRLIGNASPVKEIADLPVRPAISIQNLPQQIASKVRLNFKGMASYYGYDGSGSQTASGERFNPEGMTAAHRSLPLGTKVRVTNTRNGRSVVLRINDRGPYIRGRIIDVSAGAARILGMISSGVAPVRIEVLGR; via the coding sequence ATGAATCAAAGACATTTGTGGACTATTGTCGCCCTGTTTCTGACTGTTTTGGGAATGCCCTCAGTCGTTCGCGCTCAAACTACCAAGGAAAGTGTTGCAGATTCGCAAAAATCACCAGTTAGTGATGTAGTTAAGGTAGGTGAGTTTCAATCCCCAGCAGGGAAACCAACCTCGGATGCTGTGATTACAAACATCCATTCTCACAACATTGGAGGCCGTCAGGCGGCAACCTTGTTTATCAAAAATATTCCAGTTATCACTTTTTTGAGTTCCAAGCCTGTTGCAAGTGTTAATAAAAAAGTTGGTGTAGTTGGAGATGCAAAGGGCGTACAATCATACGCCCTTTCTAGTGATAACTCGGTAAAAGTGGCGAGTGTTGGCAGTTTAAAGGATGCAAGCAACCAAGTTAGTTCGCTTCAAGATGACCCGGTTCAAAGAGCTGGGGTAATAGCAGCCAAAATCAACCAGATGGTTCGTGAAAATGTGGCTGCTGATCAAATTACAGTCAGTTGGAAGGGAGAGAGCGAGGCTACAGCTAATCAAGCTCAAAATAAAAGCTCCTCTAGCCAGCAACAGCCAAGCGATCGCTATGCGATTAAAATCAATAAACAAGAATTGGTAGAAATTAACGAAAATACCCGCCTCGCAGGTACTACCAAAAATCTTGCAGAAGATGCATTACAAGCAACCAATCGTTTGCGGCGACTCATAGGTAATGCATCTCCCGTCAAAGAAATTGCTGACTTACCAGTACGTCCAGCAATTTCCATACAAAATTTGCCGCAACAAATAGCCAGCAAAGTGCGGCTTAATTTTAAAGGCATGGCTTCTTATTACGGTTACGACGGTTCTGGTAGCCAAACTGCTAGCGGTGAGAGATTCAATCCAGAAGGCATGACCGCTGCCCATCGTAGTTTACCTCTTGGCACAAAAGTCCGCGTTACCAACACCCGCAACGGTCGTTCTGTGGTCTTACGAATCAATGATCGCGGCCCATACATTCGGGGTCGGATTATTGATGTATCTGCTGGTGCAGCTAGGATTTTAGGAATGATCAGCAGTGGTGTTGCACCCGTGCGAATTGAAGTCCTAGGTCGATAA